The proteins below are encoded in one region of Sminthopsis crassicaudata isolate SCR6 chromosome 1, ASM4859323v1, whole genome shotgun sequence:
- the ENC1 gene encoding ectoderm-neural cortex protein 1 has product MSVSMHENRKSRASTGSINIYLFHKSSYADSVLTHLNLLRQQRLFTDVLLHAGNRTFPCHRAVLAACSRYFEAMFSGGLKESQSSEVNFDNSIHPEVLELLLDYAYSSRVIINEENAESLLEAGDMLEFQDIRDACAEFLEKNLHPTNCLGMLLLSDAHQCTKLYELSWRMCLSNFQTISKNEDFLQLPQDMVVQLLSSEELETEDERLVYESAINWISYDLSKRHCYLPELLQTVRLALLPAIYLMENVAMEELITKQRKSKEIVEEAIRCKLKILQNDGVVTSLCARPRKTGHALFLLGGQTFMCDKLYLVDQKAKEIIPKADIPSPRKEFSACAIGCKVYITGGRGSENGVSKDVWVYDTLHEEWSKAAPMLVARFGHGSAELKHCLYVVGGHTAATGCLPASPSVSLKQVEQYDPVTNKWTMVAPLREGVSNAAVVSAKLKLFAFGGTSVSHDKLPKVQCYDQCENRWTVPATCPQPWRYTAAAVLGNQIFIMGGDTEFSACSAYKFNSETYQWTKVGDVTAKRMSCHAVASGNKLYVVGGYFGIQRCKTLDCYDPTLDVWNSITTVPYSLIPTAFVSTWKHLPS; this is encoded by the coding sequence atgtcaGTCAGCATGCACGAAAATCGCAAATCTCGGGCCAGTACTGGCTCAATTAATATCTATCTGTTCCACAAATCCTCGTATGCGGACAGTGTCCTCACACACCTGAATCTTTTGCGCCAGCAGCGGCTCTTTACAGATGTCCTTCTACACGCAGGAAACAGGACTTTCCCTTGCCACAGAGCCGTCTTGGCTGCCTGCAGTCGCTACTTTGAAGCCATGTTTAGTGGTGGTCTCAAAGAGAGCCAGTCCAGTGAAGTCAACTTTGACAACTCTATCCATCCAGAAGTCCTGGAGCTGCTCCTCGATTACGCGTATTCATCCCGAGTCATCATCAATGAGGAGAATGCAGAATCCCTCCTGGAAGCGGGAGACATGTTAGAATTCCAGGACATCCGAGACGCTTGTGCGGAGTTCCTTGAAAAGAATCTCCATCCCACCAACTGCCTCGGCATGCTGCTGCTGTCGGACGCACACCAGTGCACCAAACTCTACGAACTCTCTTGGAGGATGTGCCTCAGCAACTTCCAGACCATCAGTAAAAATGAAGATTTCCTTCAGCTGCCCCAGGACATGGTGGTCCAGCTCCTGTCCAGCGAGGAGCTGGAGACTGAAGATGAACGGCTGGTGTACGAGTCTGCTATTAACTGGATCAGCTACGACCTGAGCAAGCGCCACTGCTACCTTCCCGAGCTGCTGCAGACCGTGAGGCTGGCGCTCTTGCCGGCCATCTATCTCATGGAAAACGTAGCCATGGAAGAACTCATCACCAAACAGAGGAAAAGCAAAGAGATTGTGGAAGAGGCGATAAGATGCAAATTGAAAATCTTGCAGAATGACGGGGTAGTCACCAGCCTTTGCGCTCGGCCTCGCAAAACCGGCCATGCCCTTTTCCTCCTGGGAGGGCAGACCTTCATGTGTGACAAACTGTACCTGGTGGACCAAAAAGCAAAGGAGATCATCCCTAAGGCAGACATCCCCAGCCCGAGGAAGGAGTTCAGTGCGTGTGCAATCGGGTGCAAGGTGTATATCACTGGCGGGCGGGGGTCAGAGAATGGGGTCTCCAAGGATGTCTGGGTGTATGACACTCTTCATGAAGAATGGTCGAAAGCGGCCCCCATGCTGGTGGCCAGGTTTGGTCACGGTTCCGCCGAACTCAAGCACTGTCTCTATGTAGTCGGTGGACATACAGCAGCCACTGGTTGCCTGCCTGCTTCCCCGTCTGTGTCACTGAAGCAAGTAGAACAGTACGATCCTGTGACTAACAAATGGACCATGGTTGCCCCACTCCGAGAAGGCGTGAGCAACGCCGCAGTGGTGAGTGCCAAACTGAAGTTATTTGCTTTCGGCGGGACCAGCGTCAGCCACGACAAGCTGCCCAAAGTTCAGTGTTACGACCAGTGTGAGAACAGATGGACAGTCCCGGCCACTTGCCCGCAGCCCTGGCGATACACGGCAGCAGCTGTGCTGGGCAACCAGATTTTTATTATGGGTGGAGACACCGAATTCTCTGCGTGCTCAGCTTATAAATTCAACAGTGAGACATACCAGTGGACCAAGGTGGGAGATGTGACGGCCAAGCGCATGAGCTGCCACGCCGTAGCCTCTGGAAACAAACTTTATGTGGTGGGCGGCTACTTCGGTATCCAAAGATGCAAAACCTTGGACTGCTACGATCCCACCCTGGATGTGTGGAACAGCATCACCACGGTCCCCTACTCTCTCATTCCCACGGCATTTGTCAGTACTTGGAAACATcttccctcttaa